The sequence CAGTTGTTGCCTCTACATTCACAACTGCATAACCATTAAAACACacatattttttatattttatatagaACATACATATTTTTGTCTTATACAACGAAGAAATGCACGGGCAAGTGACCGTTAAAGAGCCGTTCCCCCCTGCCGTGCGTGCCGTGCCGCTTTGGGGCCGCGCGCCGGCGCCATTCCGGGCAGCAGGGCAACTGTTTGGTTTGACAAAGGGGAATTTGCaaacagggggggggggggggcacccAGCCATGCATGCCGTCGCGGCGATTCTTGCGGCCAGCGCACGAGGGATCGAAACCTCCAATGTGTTCGGCCACGAAAcctcgactacttcgcgccacggGAAGTTGTAGTTGGGCGGCCCAACGGGCGTCCAACAGACGAAACGAACGTCGTCATGGCCCAACTGGCCAGCAGTATACGATTCCGATCTGACCAAAACGGCTTTTCCACGGGTTTTCACTTTCTGTGTTTTTTTTTAATCGGAAGTCCACGGTTTTTTTACTTTGTAGTTTCTGCTAGTGACCGAGAGTGCTGGATCAGCATGATGGAGAGTCCCAGTCAGGCAGTCACCAAAAAAAAGAAAAACCCTCCTCCCAGCGGCAACATGATGGAGAACGCGTGCCGCAGCTTAACCCCGGCAGAGCCGTGGGCTGTGGCAGGCGACCGACCACCAGATCAGCACGATGTGCTCGCCTTGGGCGGCAAGAAGAGGCACGGGAGTAAAGCGAACTCAAGGAATAGACGGGCACGCGGCGCAGTCCGCTGTAAAAGCCGCGAGGCGAGCACGACAGGAATCCGCGAGGTCAAAGAAACCCAGCGAACATGCCCCGCCCCGCGGGGGGGGGCAGAGCATCAGAGTCTGCAGAGCCCGTCTGCTGGGCTGAAGCCGAAGCAACGAACACCCTAGTGCACGTGCACGTTGACAGATGCCATACATCTCAGACCATTCTACAGGGCCCAGCTGCGATCATGTCCATCGCAGCATTCTGAATGTTATTTCTGAACCATGGGACTGTGGTGCGCGGAAACTGCCACCGTTCAGCCAGCAAGCAAAGCGACCCATGTATCATGTATGTGTCCAATTGTCATACAGCTTgtctgcgtgcgtgcgtgcgtagGTGACAAGACGAGCCCACACAGGCACAGCTGTGCGGAGTCAAAGGGATGGATGATGGGTGCCACTGGGAAATCAATCAATGCCCCCGGTAGCTGCACGACTACGAAACCTTGTTCAATGGAAAAGAGAACGGCGCGGGAAAATTAGCTAGCAGAGCGCTGATGATTGTACGCCATGAACCGAGCCCAACACTGCGTTAAGCTTGTCTTCCGGACAgaaggtgtgtgtgtgtgtgtgtgtgtggctgTGTGCCACACTGCCGCGCCTGGTGTTTTGGGAGACAAACACGCTTACTATGCCACAGTGCTGAATCGACCAGACAACAGAAAAAAAAAAACCAATCCGGAGAACTATGGCAAGATGACACTACTCATTCAGCACGACAAGTGCATGAGCTGGGTTTCTAAATATTAGAGATCCGCAAGCACGTGCTCATAAGTACACATTTACAGGTGGAACCGAGCTACAGACAAATAAGTTACCGAAGATTAGATAAATAATAATAACTCTTCGATTCTGTTAGAACACAAAGctctcttcctctctctctctgaaCCTGATGACCTTTTTGTACACAGCCCAACACAATACTACCCCTTCCCCTCCTTTCAGCTAAAAAAACCCTAAAACAAAAGATACTTAGTAGCTTTCTTTATACTCATCATTGACCAGCGACTTCGATCCTGCAGATTATTTCCACGCGCTGTTCTTGACCGCCTTTACACATATAATAACCTCCTTTCGTTTTCGAATGTACAGTTTCTTTCTTTGactatacatacatatatataaagTTTCGCTTCATCTCAAATCGAGTCTATAATAGTTTCCTCTCCCCTCTTCCCGTGATCTAGATACACCCTACACTGGATCACCGTCCCTCCGAGCCGGAAGCCCGGCACCACGGTGAACCCGACCTTCGGTCGTCGCGCCGGCTTCCCGGGCTCCCTGCTCCCCGCGAGACCCTTGGACGACCGGACAATGTTCTCCATGTACACCATCGAGAACTCTGCGCCCCGGCCAACCTGGAATACGCCGACCGCTGGGTCATACGCCCAGGCTAGCCTGTGGAGCGTCCAGACCGAGCTTGCCATTGCGACGAACAGCTCGTAGAGTGGGCCGGCCACGCTCATCACCGGCAGCGTCCCGCAGCCTGCGTTCCCGAACAGCGAGGACTCCATGCCAGGATGGATCAGCTGCTTGTACTTGCGGTCGCAGAACCGGGCGAACTCGCAGTCCGGCCTCGAGTTCACCAGCTCCATGGGGTCTGCGTCCGAGTGCTCGATGAATTGCCGCAACGACTCGTTCCTACGGGTTGTTGCCGGCTCGGTTCCTCCGAGCTCTGCCGTGCCAGCTGTGGCGCCGAATTGGTGCGAGTCGAACCCGTCGAACATGGAGAGGCAGACGCGGGAGAGGAGCGCGTAGCGGCAGTGGCCGGCCTTGGAGTAGGAAACACCGGGGTAGGCGGCCTCGGCAGCCGCGGCCAGGTCCCAGCCGGCGCGCCGGAGGACCTCGGCGAGCGCGCGGGCGAACCGGTGCGCCACGCGGAGGGCGTCGCGGAGCACCGAGTCGAAGACGCCCGCGGACAGCATCGCGCCGACGGCGTCGCCGCCGCCCGGCTGCGGCGGGGGCGGGGCCGCCAGCGCGCGGTCGAGGCGGCCCGCGAGCCGCGCGTTGCCGCCGTCCAGCGCCTCGAGGTCCAGCCGCAGCGCGGCGGCCGCGGCGTCCTTGGCGTCCAGCGCGGCCTGCAGGCGGTTCACCACGGCGTCCAAGGACCGCAGCAGCGCCTGGTTCTCGCGCACCTGGGCCTCGAGGTGCGCCGTGAGGGTGGTCCCGGTCCCGCCGCCGTGCGGGTCCACCGGCCCGTCCCTCGCGATCCGCTTCAACTCCGACAGCCGCCGGAGGTGCGACACCGCGGCGGCGTCCGCGGCCGCCGCCGCGTCCGGCAGGAACGGCGTGTGGGCGGCCTGCAGGTGCaggtacgccgcctggaacgacgAGGCCGTCGCGAGCGCCGCGGCGACGGCGGCCTCCTGCCCGGACGCCGCCTTCCCGTCCCCATCcgcgctagggttagggttcggcGGGTCGGGCTTCAGCACGACAACCCGCTGCCCGGCAAGTACCCCGTCCGCCCCCGGCAACAGAGAGCGCGCGAACCGGTCggcgtcctcgtcctcgtcctcgtcctcctcgGCGAAGAACTCGATGGTCTTGGTCTTGACCGCGAGCGCGAACTTGTGGAGCATGGCTacgcccgccgccgcgcgctcgtcGCGCTCTTTGTTCTCCAGCGCCGAGCGGGGGCGGGGTGTCGGCGACGCGAATTGCGGGAGCGCGGAGGTGGGATGGAATGGAAGTGAGTGGTGGGTGTGGGTGCCTGGGTGGTGCGGGGCGGTGGGACGGCGAGGAGTAGTGGGCGATGGCCGACGGAAGGAGGACGCGAACGAGAAGTGGGGATCTGGGAAGGAGAGCTGGGACTGAGAAGCACGAGAGCGCTTGAGCAAAGAAGCAAGGTTGTCTGTCTCCGTCGGGTAGGAATAGGGGCAAAAAGATGCTTCTGCGCTTCCGTCTTCCGTGACAAAGGTTTCAGTTGTTTTGACAGAGGAGGTGCGTGGGACAGCAACAGTAGGACCGAACCAGTTTTCTGAACACATAAAAACATATCAGAGTGTAGTCTGAAGTTTGGAATGTTTGCAAAACTGGCAGCTCTACTGCTACTATTtacaagaaaaaaaagaaaggaaagaAAAGTTTGATCCATGCCTTCTCTCTGAAAGGTTCTAATCTTTATCTATACCCATGTATAATCCACTAATTTAAACTTTACAAAACCCACCAAGTTAAAATCATATCTACACTTATCCTCACTCAAATCCAATCATCAGtgttatttggatcatcctttgtcTCTCATCCCTCTCCTTCTCGTGCCACCCTTCCCACTCACTCGCGCCACCGTCGCTGCCAATGCACGGGGCCGCCGCTGGCCCCTCCCCTTCTCTGGATCGTAACATTAACACAGGTTCCTCTACTAGTTATATAAAAAAGGAAGAGAATAATGTGTGGACTTCTATAAATTTCTGCATTCAACTCTCAGGGCCTTTAGATCCATTTATTTTGAAGGAAATTGGAATATATTTAATATAGTAGACTATTTAGCTTGGAATTTGATATTCCTTTACTTTCTAAAatttatatataaatatatcttgAATTCGTATGGTAAGAGATGAAAATTGATTTTATATATCAGCAGGCTATGTTTGTACTCTAATAATTTATAACACATTCTTTAGCATATTTATCTTtagtaaaaatatagcacataaatatcttctACATATGACAAAAGTAGTATACGAATATATTCCACATAAAAttatattagcttaattgattTGTGCTAAATTGCAATTGTTAGAACGAAATTCAATTAAAGGATGTAAACGGTCCCTCCGAGATAACTTGTATCTATTATCAATAATAATTTAATACAATAGAATTAAATGGAGCCTCGCATTCACCTCATTTTTGTTTCTTGAGCTTTTTTTATTCTTGTATCTCCAATTACAAAAAGAACCATTCGATTTTGGTTAGCTCTTTGTTTAGATATTTGCTCTTCATTCCTAGTAGAAATCAGAATAGATAATACTATTTTGCCATCGTCTTTATTCCTTGTTATGGACTCCTTGTTCAGGCACTTTGCTTCCTAATCCACATGAAAATCGAACCATTAGGGCTAGTTTAGAAACTTAAATTCTACTTCGGCATTCCCGTGTTTAAGTGGAAAAATCAGTTAATGTTCCACTCAATTTCCGGAAATCTCGAAGAGGATTTAAGTTTTTAAATCAGCCCTTAGTTTTTAAATCGGTACCCTAGATCAGGGATACCCCTTACTACAGCATAAGGACGCGGTATCCACGCGACTATCTCTAGTCACGTGGTGAACAACACCCGACCCCGCCACATGGATGGCTCCAGGGTCACCATATGGCTAGAGAAAACGATACACTCCAAGATgccaacagtgggtccggaccccatgggaaagtgtcagACCCTGTATATGTAGATCGGACCTCCGGAGCAAGGTCCAGGACTCCCGCGAGTGCAGCCCAGACCTCCGGGTCGGGTCCCGGACCTCTCTGCGTGGGATCCAGACTACCCGCAGCCGGATCCCGGAACTCTGGGGCAGAAAATACCCAGGCCTTGCTTAGGCAGGGGTCCGGTGCCAACATGTGTCCAGGCCCAACCTGGTGCGGACCTGCCCGCATAACGCtactgctccccgcccaggcggagacccgatgctgccacgtggcctaccgcacgtgacgtaagccagcaggcggagcctgacgtaaggcctctaggccgcgctgtctctgcatttattgcggagaagacGCGCCGCCTGACTATCCCGCTGACAGGTGATGTGcccttcagcatttaatgtgtcctgtccactcaGCTAGCAGGCGGtgtccaggccatcctgcaggcggcgtgcctgtccattccattgcTAAATAGTACGCCTGTGCTGCGAAGTGCACTGTGCCCAtccatcatcactcgtacgttgccagGGGAGCTTTCCctgcacgccaatgctacgcAGATCACGAATATCAGGGTGCAAGGAAGATTGCACTGGGGACGAGCATTAgtcgctccaagtattacatctgttatgtccctaggcccacatgttggggctcagcacccttgtacgtgccccccttagactataaaagggagggcacgccGTGTTACAGGGGACAGACTCACACAGACTCTCTTAGACTGATTCAGTCCCTAGACACAACTCAAGCTCAcgagcaatacaacacacagtgaagtatggtattacgctccggcggcccgaaccactctaaacccttgcgtgTTCTTATATGTTCATCCCTCAATCTTGTaataggcaaaacgcttaggccccctcctcaacttaggatttagggcgggtgcactccgccacccggccggagaattccctctctgacatttggcacgccaggtagggccttggctttaggtttttgcttgttttcctgctcgacacCATGGTTCACATCGTCGAGCACCAAGATTTCGTGCCCGAGGACTTCATGCTGGAGGAGGAGGCTGCCTCTTCCACTCCGCGGGCCACCAACTTTCTGGCGCCTACTGCAGCGGCTGCTGTGCACTCTACACAGTAGCACACTCCCACACAAACATCTAGGGCGTCTAGGGCTGCACCCGGGGCGCTGTCAACAGCCAGGGAATTGTTGCGCCATCCTCCTAGCTCCATGGCCTCtctaggggccatgaagcagtagcGGGATGACGTCGACCGTCTactcggcatggcgcactctgcTCAACCAGGCCCAGACCTCGGTCGTCCCGACGTCAACATGAGGTGTCggcatctgtgcgctcaccctcggtgagggcagcgccgactgaggacctgcgggcggagctcaaTCACCGGCGCGCGGCGGAGGACACTctagtctctctggagaggtctaATGACCTGCGGGCATAACTCAACCACAGGCGTGCAGTCGATGATACACGCGTCTCTCTGGAAAGGGCGCGAGAGCGCTGGCAAAACattgagggtcgcaacctcgatcaagacttcgctgcggtagcaccgcaaacCCCAGTGGGCGCCCGGttccaggcgggtgtcccattggctggcgtgggctgcgccgctctcgcggatcatctccgcgcggcgtcctggccatccaagttccggccgcacctgccggaaaagtacgacggaatGTCAAATCCATCAGAATTCCtgtaggtgtacgtcaccgctatcacagcagcaggtggaaaccccgctgtgatggcgacatattttcatgtcgccttgtctgggctcgcccggacttggctcatgaaccttgccccaggatcggtctactcctgggaagagctctgcgcgcggttcacggcaaacttcgccagcgcttaccagcaacacggcgtggaggcccacctccacacagtgaggcaggagcccggggaaacccttcggacgtttatctcccgcttcaccaaggtgcggggTACGATACCTCGCATCTCTAatgcttctatcatcacggccttccatcAGGGAGTGcatgatgaaaagatgttggagaagttggccacgcacgacgtggaaactgtctccacgctcttcgctctggccgacaagtgcgccagagccgccgagggccgtgcatggcactcggcgccacaaaccggggctgcccagatgggtggctcgggtgccgttgctcaggacggcaaaaagaagaagaaaaagaaccgcGGCCATGAGAAGCCGCATTCCGCCGCTCTGGTCGTTGCAGCTACGACTGAGGGCCGGAGCGACTGCAACAAACGACCACGACCGCAGAAGGGTAACAGCGACTCATGCCTTGTGCACCCCaatggtcgccacagcgccgcagaGTGTCGTgagatcatcgacctcgcgaAACACGTCAGCGCGTGGCGCGAGTAGTCTTCtggggatggctccccacctcatcgccgacctggcaaggaaagAGTTGATGACGACGAGGTGGCTGTGACTGAACCGGACCtcaggtatcagtcacccgagggggtcctgaaggatgttttcACCAGAGACTCCGGCTCCGGTGACGGCAACTAGACGGGCCACCGGGGGGCCCGTACTCcccggtctacggggctgaagcctgccttcccccagaaACCCTTCTgcactccccacgggtccagtctttTCATGGGCCTATGCAGGAACGACTACAGTGTGAGGACATGGACTCCATCATTAAAACGCAggtgggaacccagggtcgggacctagccttaaggcgagtactgaaccgagaagggctccgcaaactctcccctagctgggaaggacccttcaaggtgacggaaatatgccgacccgaGGGTGACCACCTCGTTGCaactgaaggagtacctcttcctaacccttggagcatctctgtaagttctatccataggagcaggtGTGAGGGGTTGAGTTTTTCTCCCTTTTTGTAGCTAGGTTATACATACGTGTGCGCCAGCCCAGTGAGGTccaccctcataagcccggcctgttggttaGCACCCATGCATGCCAAGTTATAAAGAGAagatttaccccttcggatgtgcctctatgatagttttatcctCCTGCTTCATGGTGTTACCCTGCAGTTTCCAGACGTtaatttttatctaacccacccatacagttcccatCCCATCtgacatgatgacatccgaattgaataAGTCAGGCTTGCAATTTAGGACCCCTCTGCGAAAGCAGGGAGGTCCGGCAGcttgggggccggttctaaagaacgggaactcgttccatggggtggtccgaagcagtgtagccgcttagcctggtcccgtatcgTAAGCCTGCAcagtccaccactctgtgacgagtaccctagtatttggagctatagtcctgtgggtccgacaacctggggtctggctccagagaatggacacttgtctcctgggtgGTCCAGAgtcgtgtagccgcttagcctggtcccgtaccgtaagcttgcacgctccaccactctgcagcgggtgtcctagtatctagagctGTGATCCAaggggtccggacacacaacttggcttcccagactaaaaCCTGCAAGACCcgtgcatgtatcaaaggatggctaatgtcagatgaggggtcctatgggtgtgctactaacgctcCCTGGCCAAAACTGTGTGCAGGTCCAgatcccagtcgaggctacctcctgggggccatcgCCAACTCTTTCTTACGAATGCTGGTatacagcctcgacacgtcgagcttaCAACCCAGGGAGGAGTCGGCAACACCACACGCAACAaggacaagtggtacacagataagtacTACTACTTCTTGATAAATAGTGctcaaaaggtgccttacaaaagCAAAAGttgttacatccgccttcaagcggagccctagctccatctctacagGTGTAAACTACCCGACGCCAGCAGGGTCACGCTGGAAGCTCGCGACCAATGTCCTTGCGGAATCCTCCCGGACGGCttgccagcggcggcgaccacctcagcacgtgcgccatggcgaagaggccctcgccctcgccccccTACGGGGGTgatgacaagaccatccaagccaaGGAGTTGGAAGCTCGGCGGCTGACGGCGCCTGCGGTCCGGCCGGCACGacgtagccgaagttcgcctccttcgcaaggctggtgaacatcctttcctccgaatgctggaggaagaagcgggctaCCAGCTCATGCGGAAGGCGGAACCACAACTCGGCTCGCTCTCCACCCCTGcaaggctgatgaacatccttgaagctaaggACGAGGGGGAGCCCGCAACCCGGCTCGCTTCccaccaccacaaggctggtggtcatccttgtAGATGACCACTGGTGGGAGACCGTAGCCCGACtcgctgatgaacatccttgaaactGAGCACTGgcggaagagcgccaacccccacgaggtcgcgctcctccagcaACAGCAAGAAGAAGGCGAGATCGGTAGCGCCATCGTGCAAGAAACAAAGAGCGTGAGCTCCCCAGCGGCAAGATCGCCGAGGGGGAAGGCGCTGACACAGATCCTTCCACCAAATGCCGACGCGCTCCATCCAGGCAGGCGGCGCGCCAGGTCAAGCATCCACTCAGTCTAAAAGTGCTCAGGATGAACTTACAAGGCCATGGCGAACTACGGCGACGCAAGGCAGAGAGCTCGGAGGTGAAAGGACACAGCGAGTGGGAGAGAAGCGAAGGCATGGCTGCTACTCGAGGGatgaacccctttttaaaggcagactcCTCCGCTCGTGCCCCGAAAGGCCACGAGAAGTCTCCCTCGAAGCACACCGGAGCACCCAGCCTATGACGCGGGGCCCGGCCCCACAAGTCATACGGCTGGTGCGATGGTCTCCTAGTGcgcagaaggcgaaccgccgcgcggGGAGCGAATCGCCGCGCCTCTTCACCCCGCCGAGAGCAGCAGTCCAGCCTCTGGCCCAGGGGCCCGggtccacgagtcatactcctcgggcgtcgacctccgtgtgtggagaaggcgaaccgccgcgtaaGGAGCACACCACCAGCTATGGTAGTGTGCCTCTTCACCTCCGCCGAAACCAACAGCCCAGTCTCTGTCGCGGGGGCTCCGGTCCAtgagtcatcctccttgggcgccGGTTCCTAGGTGTAGAGAAGTTGAACCGCCGCTCGCACCAGTACCGTGCCTCCTCGGGGCTGccacagaagacagagaaggtgaattttcaaaaccaaatgcagcggtatcgaggcaccccgcgcatggcctaGTAAAGCCATCAAGTGCGGAGACCACGGGGCAGTCAGCCGCGGGAACATGCGCGACAGTAAATGTGACCGATGGCAGGCTGATAGAGCGAGCGCGCCGAGTTAATGCGACGCGCGCAGAGGAGACGCCCCAGTCACCGGTCATGCCAAGTTGACGCAAggtacaagctttggccccacctgcaggctcgtatctgaaagtcgcctagaggggggtgaatagggcgaaactgaaatttacaaaattaatcacaactacaagccgggttagcgttaaaaaTAATAAAGAGTcgaagagagagggtgcaaaacaaatcgcaagcaaataaagagtgtgacacacggatttgttttaccgaggttcggttctcgcaaacctactccccgttgaggtggtcacaaagaccgggtctctttcaaccctttccctctctcaaacggtccctcggaccgagtgagcttctcttctcaaatcaatcggGAACAAAACTTCTCCACAAGGACCACCTGAAAGTAGcctaggggggggggtgaataggctaatctgaaaattttcacaacaaacttcgaaagattgttagatacacagtttgactggtgcaggccggttcaacagctacgtgcgcaagttgaaccactctgaaccaatccaactgatTTAAaaaaactttagactaaaatctactcgaaaagtatttcgcaagttcttgagagaagtaagatatagctaagtgaggatgaaaagatgaatatgtaaaggttattttacttctagataaactctacggagaaatctttatgtcaatcttgcaagtaaaaaatatctcaagttgaaacaagcaagaacacaagacacaagatttaatccgaggttcggccacaccacaaaggtgtcctactccccgttgaggagcccacaaagggccgggtctttttcaaccctaatcctccaaaagccgaccacaaaggtcaaggcaatctcttcttatcttagctcaaagagcgggtgatacaaacttcttagggtcgtccacaaatttggagactcccaagcaacctcaaagatcttgaaacctagggtttcaagaacaccaagaacgcacaagaggggtttgcacaagctcaagtctttgaaagagagatgggagaggaaaaccaaatcgtgagcacaagcacaaacctcacacccaagagctcctccaacaaggttgaatcttgaggaagatttaagtgtgagagagatggagagatgagtgctttgtctcaagttaggtgagcaataaatgagtgagtgCTCAGCCGTGTTaaagaagagagagagggaggggtctatttatagccacggttcaaaaactagccgtttgaccaaaaaacccgttgaaaaccggttgaaccgcccccaagggcggttgaaccgccccctgacaggtcagcagactgtctgccagtctgactgccagactgactggcagactgacctgcaggcgggaCAGACAGGTCAGGAGCGGTTGAactgccccctagggcggttgaaccgccccctgacacccctggcgacctgactgccagtctgactggcagactgcagatcagaggtcagagggtcagagaccagttgagctgccccccaggaccagttcagctggtctagaccagagagttttggagagaaaaccccagctcagctgcccgggggcaagttcagctgggtatggtcaaagaggtccacagctgaagttgaagttcagctggagttgaaaaagttcaactcagctgaagtccagctcagctgaaaagctcagctgcatctgaagaagctcatcacagctgaagttaagttcagctggaaagctcagctgcagttgaagaagttcagctgtttttcagcaagaacactctaggtttctcaacccaaacCATGGTCAGCCAAATAATGTTAacgtgatttttggttttcaaaaatagcttttgaattagaggacttgagctatagcaaacacctgtacctgtgcggaaaagaacaaggaagaattacatcatgcaacacaagattttacataaattttatacgttcgttgcatgaagtccttggtgcttccttaagttcctgtttccttctaatcaaacactgagaacaaaaactgttagtacccttatttgttttgtcattaaatcaccaaaaccctcacttggggttgattgcacttacaatctccccctttttggtgattgatgccaaaacaattaaggtcaaaagatatatatttgcaatagaaaatttcttttg is a genomic window of Zea mays cultivar B73 chromosome 5, Zm-B73-REFERENCE-NAM-5.0, whole genome shotgun sequence containing:
- the LOC100275178 gene encoding protein GRAVITROPIC IN THE LIGHT 1: MCSENWFGPTVAVPRTSSVKTTETFVTEDGSAEASFCPYSYPTETDNLASLLKRSRASQSQLSFPDPHFSFASSFRRPSPTTPRRPTAPHHPGTHTHHSLPFHPTSALPQFASPTPRPRSALENKERDERAAAGVAMLHKFALAVKTKTIEFFAEEDEDEDEDADRFARSLLPGADGVLAGQRVVVLKPDPPNPNPSADGDGKAASGQEAAVAAALATASSFQAAYLHLQAAHTPFLPDAAAAADAAAVSHLRRLSELKRIARDGPVDPHGGGTGTTLTAHLEAQVRENQALLRSLDAVVNRLQAALDAKDAAAAALRLDLEALDGGNARLAGRLDRALAAPPPPQPGGGDAVGAMLSAGVFDSVLRDALRVAHRFARALAEVLRRAGWDLAAAAEAAYPGVSYSKAGHCRYALLSRVCLSMFDGFDSHQFGATAGTAELGGTEPATTRRNESLRQFIEHSDADPMELVNSRPDCEFARFCDRKYKQLIHPGMESSLFGNAGCGTLPVMSVAGPLYELFVAMASSVWTLHRLAWAYDPAVGVFQVGRGAEFSMVYMENIVRSSKGLAGSREPGKPARRPKVGFTVVPGFRLGGTVIQCRVYLDHGKRGEETIIDSI